One Candidatus Nitronauta litoralis genomic window, AAGGGGCAGGCAGGAACATTGATCTCCTGAGCACCGGATATTGTATCGGGTTTAATATTTTCGACTTTTGACTTGGACATATTCATTAGATTGCTATTAAACCTGATGGTTCCATGAAAAGTTAAAAAAAGCCGGTTTTCAGATTAAAATAACCAAAAATACAGCGTTTTTGGGCTGAAAAACCTTACCAGGCACCCCCGGCAATCGCCGGAATGATCGATACTTCATCCCCATCCTTGATCGCAGTTTTTTCACCTTCAAGAAAGCGGATGTCTTCTTCGTTCACGTAAATATTGATGAAGCGGCGCGGAGAACCGTTTTCTTCACAAATACGTTCCTTGATGCCACCAAACTGGGACTCCAGATGGTTGAACATTTCTTCTATGGTAGTCCCTTCAGCTTCCACCTCTGCCTGGTTGTTGGTCAATTTCATAAGAGGGGTCGGGATTCGTACTTTTACTGACATTTCAATTTTCTCCTTCAAACCGCCACTTGGCTGGAATAATGTTCTTCGAAATCTTTAATATTGGGTTGAATGACTGAAGGCATTTCATACTGACCATCCAGCGCTTCAATTGTTTTCAATCCATTGCCGGTAACACAGATCACAGTGGTTTCATCCGGTTTGATCCGGCCCTGCTCGATCAGTTTTTTGGTGACACCAACGGTAACGCCTCCAGCCGTTTCAGTGAAGATGCCTTCCGTTTCGGCCAGCAACCTCATGCCTTCGACCACTTCCTGGTCGGTGATGTCTTCTCCCCAACCGCCGCTCACCTGGGTCGTCTTAATACCATAGTAACCGTCTGCCGGGTTGCCAATGGCAATGGATTTGGCGATGGTGTTGGGTTTCACCGGTGTAATCATTTCTGATCCGTTTTTGATCGCGGTTGTGACTGGCGAACATCCTGTCGCCTGCGCTGCAAATATTTTACTGGTGACCTTGTCGATCAGTCCAAGATCCTTGAACTCGTTGAAGGCGCGCCAGATTTTCGTGATGAGGGAACTACCGGCAACAGGAACGACCACGTTGTCTGGTGTTCTCCAACCCAACTGCTCCGCGATTTCGTATCCGTAGGATTTGGAACCGTCTCCATAATAAGGACGGATGTTGATGTTCACGAACGCCCAGTTATGGGTCGCGGCAATTTCACTGCAAAGTCGATTAACATCATCATAACTGCCGTTGATTGCGATCAGTTTGGTGCCGTACACCAGTGTGCCGATAATTTTTCCGGTTTCAAGACCATCGGGAATGAAGA contains:
- a CDS encoding MoaD/ThiS family protein, with product MSVKVRIPTPLMKLTNNQAEVEAEGTTIEEMFNHLESQFGGIKERICEENGSPRRFINIYVNEEDIRFLEGEKTAIKDGDEVSIIPAIAGGAW
- a CDS encoding threonine synthase — its product is MSFVKGLRCKECSKGYEKLPIHVCEYCFGPLEVDYDYEGIQKVISRKSIQDGPPSMWRYRPLLPIDGDPQVGHHTGYTPLVKADNLARALGVKEIYVKNDSVNHPTFSFKDRVVAIAITKALEMGFDTVSCASTGNLANSVSAQAAEAGLKSCIFIPDGLETGKIIGTLVYGTKLIAINGSYDDVNRLCSEIAATHNWAFVNINIRPYYGDGSKSYGYEIAEQLGWRTPDNVVVPVAGSSLITKIWRAFNEFKDLGLIDKVTSKIFAAQATGCSPVTTAIKNGSEMITPVKPNTIAKSIAIGNPADGYYGIKTTQVSGGWGEDITDQEVVEGMRLLAETEGIFTETAGGVTVGVTKKLIEQGRIKPDETTVICVTGNGLKTIEALDGQYEMPSVIQPNIKDFEEHYSSQVAV